From the genome of Thermoflexus hugenholtzii, one region includes:
- a CDS encoding substrate-binding domain-containing protein → MKRRPLPLLIVGLVLALILAQCAPAPTPSPTPAAQPPATAPAAAPSPTAAPSPTAAPAKKFVIYHVPKAVGIDYFKSAHQGMEEAAKEFGDVELHYEGSINASAEEQIKVLEDIITKKPDALIVSANDPQALVPVLKRAREAGITVVTYDADVLPEARVFFINQATFEGIGKALIDEAAKQVGPEAKIAIISTFPTAPNQSRWVEEMKKYMAQAYPKMQLVDIRYGEDDQAKSRQQATDLIAAHPEVQFLIVPTSVGCPGVADALEAAGKVGQIKMTCLATPNGMRAYVKRGTLEAFYLWNVVDLGYLAMYVTHGLLTGEIKPTDKTVKAGRLGEREVGPDNVILLGPPFRFDKNNIDQFNF, encoded by the coding sequence ATGAAGCGTCGTCCGTTGCCCTTGCTGATCGTCGGTCTGGTCCTGGCCCTGATCCTGGCCCAGTGCGCGCCGGCTCCCACGCCTTCGCCGACGCCGGCGGCCCAGCCGCCCGCCACCGCGCCCGCTGCGGCGCCTTCCCCCACCGCGGCTCCTTCTCCTACAGCGGCTCCTGCGAAGAAGTTCGTCATCTACCATGTGCCGAAGGCGGTGGGCATCGACTACTTCAAGTCGGCCCATCAGGGCATGGAGGAGGCGGCGAAGGAGTTCGGCGACGTCGAGCTCCACTATGAGGGCTCCATCAACGCCAGCGCCGAGGAGCAGATCAAGGTGCTGGAGGACATCATCACCAAGAAGCCCGATGCCCTCATCGTCTCCGCCAACGATCCTCAGGCCCTGGTGCCGGTGCTCAAGCGGGCCCGCGAGGCCGGCATCACGGTGGTCACGTATGACGCCGACGTGCTGCCGGAGGCCCGCGTCTTCTTCATCAACCAGGCCACCTTCGAGGGCATCGGCAAGGCCCTGATCGACGAGGCGGCCAAGCAGGTCGGCCCGGAGGCCAAGATCGCCATCATCTCCACCTTCCCCACGGCCCCCAACCAGAGCCGCTGGGTGGAGGAGATGAAGAAGTATATGGCCCAGGCCTACCCCAAGATGCAGCTGGTGGACATCCGCTACGGGGAGGACGATCAGGCCAAGAGCCGTCAGCAGGCCACGGACCTCATCGCCGCCCACCCCGAGGTGCAGTTCCTGATCGTCCCGACCTCGGTGGGCTGCCCCGGCGTGGCTGACGCCCTGGAGGCGGCCGGCAAGGTGGGCCAGATCAAGATGACCTGTCTGGCCACCCCCAACGGGATGCGGGCCTACGTCAAGCGGGGCACCCTGGAGGCCTTCTACCTGTGGAACGTGGTGGACCTGGGTTACCTGGCGATGTATGTGACCCACGGGCTGCTGACCGGCGAGATCAAGCCCACGGATAAGACGGTGAAGGCCGGCCGGCTGGGCGAGCGTGAGGTCGGCCCGGACAACGTGATCCTGCTCGGCCCGCCCTTCCGGTTCGACAAGAACAACATCGATCAGTTCAACTTCTAA
- the rhaI gene encoding L-rhamnose isomerase, protein MAGVPGYEALTETLARRGVDVEAVKAALKRQRIETPSWGYGNSGTRFKVFPWPGAARNIYEKLADAAVVHRFTGVCPTVAIHIPWDKVEDWEGLRQYAASLGLQIGAVNPNLFQDDDYRLGSVCHPDPRVRRRAVEHMLECIEIAEKVGSSILSLWFADGTNYPGQDDFRARKHRMLEALLEVYRRMPPGMRMLIEYKFFEPAFYHTDLADWGMAYVIATHLGPQAQVLVDTGHHPQGTNIEHIVAFLLDEGRLGGFHFNNRKYADDDLIVGSINPFELFLIFNELVAAEQDPRTAETARAVAYMIDQSHNIEPKIEAMIQSVVNIQTAYAKALLVDRRRLREAQEAGDVLEAHRVLLEAYETDVRPLLAQVRLEMGLDPDPVAAFRRSGYAEKVARERGIAVAASGYPGAS, encoded by the coding sequence ATGGCGGGGGTGCCTGGATATGAGGCCCTGACGGAAACCCTGGCCCGCCGGGGCGTGGATGTGGAGGCGGTGAAGGCTGCCCTGAAGCGGCAGCGGATCGAGACGCCCTCCTGGGGTTATGGCAACTCCGGCACTCGTTTTAAGGTGTTTCCATGGCCGGGGGCAGCCCGGAACATCTACGAGAAGCTGGCGGACGCGGCGGTGGTGCATCGATTCACAGGCGTGTGTCCCACGGTGGCCATCCACATCCCGTGGGATAAAGTGGAAGATTGGGAAGGCCTGCGGCAATACGCCGCCAGCCTGGGGCTTCAAATCGGGGCGGTGAACCCCAACCTGTTCCAGGACGACGATTACCGGCTGGGCAGCGTCTGCCATCCGGATCCCCGGGTTCGGCGTCGGGCGGTGGAGCACATGCTGGAGTGCATCGAGATCGCCGAAAAGGTCGGCTCCTCCATCCTGAGCCTCTGGTTCGCCGACGGCACCAACTACCCCGGTCAGGACGACTTCCGGGCGCGCAAACATCGCATGCTGGAGGCTCTCTTGGAGGTCTACCGCCGGATGCCGCCGGGGATGCGGATGCTGATCGAATATAAGTTCTTCGAGCCGGCCTTCTATCACACCGATTTGGCAGACTGGGGGATGGCCTATGTCATCGCAACCCACCTCGGGCCCCAGGCCCAGGTCCTGGTGGACACCGGTCACCATCCCCAGGGGACCAACATCGAGCACATCGTGGCCTTCTTGTTGGATGAGGGCCGGTTGGGGGGCTTCCATTTCAACAATCGGAAATACGCCGACGACGACCTGATCGTCGGGTCTATCAATCCCTTCGAACTCTTCCTGATCTTCAATGAGCTGGTTGCAGCGGAGCAGGACCCGCGGACGGCGGAGACGGCCCGGGCGGTGGCTTACATGATCGATCAGTCCCACAACATCGAGCCGAAGATCGAAGCGATGATCCAGTCGGTGGTGAACATCCAGACGGCCTACGCGAAGGCACTTCTGGTGGATCGACGGAGGCTGCGGGAGGCGCAGGAGGCGGGCGACGTCCTGGAGGCCCACCGGGTTCTCCTGGAAGCCTACGAGACCGATGTGCGTCCGCTGCTGGCCCAGGTCCGTCTGGAGATGGGACTGGATCCGGACCCGGTGGCCGCTTTCCGACGGAGCGGATACGCAGAGAAGGTGGCCCGGGAACGGGGGATCGCCGTTGCGGCCAGCGGCTACCCCGGCGCATCTTAA
- a CDS encoding bifunctional aldolase/short-chain dehydrogenase: protein MPRNLWKEEEAAGLSELELLVYRSRLLGADRSVCNIFGGNTSAKTIELDFRGRPIRTLWVKGSGSDLATITLKGFAALRLDDVLPLMERESLSDEEMVEYLSHCYLKPGMPRPSIETLLHAFIPAPHVDHTHPDAIVSLATSENGPEHVRRLFGDRAVWVPYVRPGFTLSKWIAEAVRANPQAECVVMAKHGLVTWGEDARSCYENTIRIIQEAEDYIAERAMGRRVFGGVRLPALPERRRREIAAELLPILRGAVSRERRHVLRYDDSPEVLDFVGSEGAREVARVGSACPDHLVHTKHWPLFVEWDGSDVEGLKASLVREVERYREEYVRYFEAHRGPQDTMMDPSPRIILIPGLGLIATGKDAFMAGVARDLYHRAIAVMRGATALDRFVSLTPAEAFAVEYWPLELYKLTLRPPERELAGRVAVITGGASGIGRATAYRLAQEGAHVVILDINREGAEAVAADLVSRYGEGRGMAVPCDVTDEAQVAEAFRRTVLAYGGVDIVINNAGIAHSAPVTETSTADWDRLYHVLVRGYFLVAREAFRIWKAQGIGGSMVIVASKNALVAGKNTAAYSSAKAAEVHLARCLAEEGGEIGVRVNVVCPDAVIRGSSIWDTRWREERARTYGIAPEQLEEYYRQRTTLKVNVYPEDVAEAILFFASDRSAKTTGGILTVDGGVPAAYVR from the coding sequence ATGCCGCGCAACCTCTGGAAGGAAGAGGAAGCGGCGGGCTTGAGCGAGCTGGAGCTTCTGGTCTACCGCTCCCGCCTGCTGGGGGCCGATCGAAGCGTGTGCAACATCTTCGGGGGCAACACATCGGCCAAGACGATCGAGCTGGACTTCCGGGGCCGCCCCATTCGCACGCTGTGGGTGAAGGGCTCCGGATCGGATCTGGCCACGATCACGCTGAAGGGCTTCGCGGCGCTGCGGTTGGACGATGTGTTGCCCCTCATGGAGCGGGAGAGCCTCTCCGACGAGGAGATGGTGGAGTATCTTTCCCACTGTTATCTGAAGCCGGGGATGCCTCGCCCCTCCATCGAGACGCTGCTGCACGCCTTTATCCCCGCCCCCCACGTGGATCACACCCACCCGGACGCTATCGTGAGTCTGGCCACGTCGGAGAACGGACCGGAGCATGTGCGGCGTCTCTTCGGCGACCGCGCGGTCTGGGTTCCCTATGTGCGGCCGGGGTTCACCCTGAGCAAGTGGATCGCCGAGGCGGTGCGGGCCAACCCGCAGGCGGAGTGCGTGGTGATGGCCAAGCACGGCCTGGTGACCTGGGGGGAGGACGCCCGTTCCTGCTACGAGAACACCATCCGGATCATCCAGGAGGCGGAGGATTACATCGCCGAGCGGGCGATGGGCCGTCGGGTCTTCGGCGGGGTGCGCCTCCCCGCGTTGCCGGAGCGTCGGCGCCGGGAGATCGCGGCGGAGCTGCTGCCGATCCTGCGGGGCGCGGTGAGCCGGGAGCGCCGACATGTCCTGCGCTACGACGACAGCCCGGAGGTTCTGGATTTCGTGGGCAGCGAGGGGGCCCGGGAGGTCGCTCGAGTGGGCTCCGCATGCCCGGATCATCTGGTGCACACCAAGCACTGGCCGTTGTTTGTGGAGTGGGATGGCTCTGACGTGGAGGGACTGAAGGCCTCCCTGGTCCGGGAAGTTGAGCGCTATCGAGAAGAGTATGTCCGTTACTTCGAAGCGCACCGGGGTCCCCAGGACACGATGATGGATCCCTCCCCACGCATCATCCTCATCCCGGGCCTCGGGCTGATCGCCACCGGGAAGGACGCGTTTATGGCCGGTGTGGCCCGGGATCTCTATCACCGGGCCATCGCGGTGATGCGTGGCGCCACCGCCCTGGATCGTTTTGTCTCCCTCACGCCGGCGGAAGCCTTCGCGGTGGAATACTGGCCGCTGGAGCTGTATAAGCTGACCCTCCGTCCTCCCGAGCGGGAGCTGGCGGGCCGGGTGGCAGTGATCACCGGAGGGGCTTCCGGCATCGGCCGTGCGACGGCGTATCGCCTGGCCCAGGAAGGGGCCCACGTGGTGATCCTGGACATCAACCGGGAGGGCGCGGAAGCGGTGGCCGCCGACCTCGTCTCCCGCTATGGGGAGGGACGGGGGATGGCCGTGCCCTGTGATGTCACCGATGAGGCTCAGGTCGCTGAAGCCTTCCGCCGCACGGTTCTGGCATATGGAGGGGTGGATATTGTGATCAACAACGCGGGCATCGCCCACTCAGCCCCGGTTACGGAGACCTCGACGGCGGATTGGGATCGCCTGTATCACGTGCTGGTGCGGGGCTATTTCCTCGTGGCCCGCGAGGCGTTCCGGATCTGGAAGGCGCAGGGGATCGGGGGGAGCATGGTCATCGTCGCTTCGAAAAACGCTTTGGTCGCCGGGAAGAACACCGCCGCCTATAGCTCCGCCAAGGCCGCAGAGGTGCATCTGGCCCGCTGTCTGGCCGAGGAGGGAGGCGAGATCGGGGTTCGTGTGAACGTGGTCTGTCCCGATGCCGTGATCCGGGGTTCCAGCATATGGGACACACGCTGGCGGGAGGAGCGGGCGCGCACGTATGGGATCGCCCCGGAGCAGCTGGAGGAATATTACCGCCAGCGCACGACCCTCAAGGTCAACGTGTATCCGGAGGACGTGGCCGAGGCCATCCTCTTCTTCGCCTCCGATCGCTCGGCGAAGACCACCGGCGGGATCCTGACGGTGGATGGAGGGGTTCCCGCGGCCTACGTTCGCTGA
- the rhaB gene encoding rhamnulokinase yields the protein MLRLAAIDLGAESGRVFLGTFDGERLSVEEIHRFPNVPVRVQGTLYWDILRLFEGVREGLLRAARVSGGRIASVGVDTWGVDFALLDRQGRLIGNPVHYRDRRTEGMMERVFQRIPREEIYRRTGIQFMPINTLYQLFAMVAREDPWLEIAHTFLTIPDLFHYWLSGVKACEFTNATTTQCYDPLAGDWARDLLGRLGIPTHLFPEILPPGTILGPLQPELAQELGLPETQVVAPASHDTGSAVAAVPFQHPDAAYISSGTWSLVGVEVRAPVIREEALADNFTNEGGVGGTFRLLKNVMGLWLLQECRRTWAAQGQQWDYEALVRLAEAAPPLRSLIDPDDPRFLPPGEMPARIQAFCQETGQPIPEEPAEIVRCILESLALKYRWVIERLEALLARPIPLIHVVGGGSRNALLCQWTADAAGRPVLAGPAEATALGNLIVQAMALGHLSNLEEARAVIRRSFAPLLYEPRASSTWEEAYQRFVTRILPAGRK from the coding sequence ATGCTTCGTCTGGCGGCCATCGACCTGGGGGCGGAGAGCGGACGGGTGTTCCTGGGGACGTTCGATGGGGAACGCCTGTCCGTCGAGGAGATCCATCGTTTCCCGAACGTCCCGGTTCGGGTTCAGGGCACCCTCTATTGGGACATCCTTCGCCTCTTCGAAGGAGTCCGGGAAGGTTTGCTCCGGGCCGCCCGGGTTTCCGGAGGGCGCATCGCTTCGGTGGGGGTTGACACCTGGGGGGTGGATTTCGCCCTGCTGGACCGCCAGGGCCGGCTGATCGGGAACCCGGTGCATTATCGGGATCGCCGCACCGAAGGGATGATGGAGCGGGTTTTCCAGCGCATCCCCCGCGAGGAGATCTACCGCCGCACCGGGATCCAGTTCATGCCGATCAACACCCTCTATCAGTTGTTCGCCATGGTGGCGCGGGAGGATCCCTGGCTGGAGATCGCCCACACTTTCCTGACGATCCCTGACCTTTTCCATTACTGGCTGAGCGGGGTGAAGGCCTGCGAGTTCACCAACGCCACGACCACGCAATGTTACGATCCCTTGGCTGGGGATTGGGCGCGGGATTTGCTGGGACGTCTGGGGATCCCCACTCACCTTTTCCCCGAGATCCTGCCCCCGGGGACCATCCTGGGGCCGCTCCAGCCGGAGCTGGCGCAGGAGCTGGGTCTTCCCGAGACTCAGGTGGTCGCGCCGGCCAGCCACGACACCGGCTCCGCGGTGGCCGCTGTCCCCTTTCAGCATCCCGATGCGGCTTATATCAGCTCGGGGACGTGGTCCTTGGTCGGCGTGGAGGTCAGGGCCCCGGTGATCCGGGAGGAGGCCCTGGCGGACAACTTCACCAACGAAGGGGGCGTGGGAGGGACCTTCCGGCTGCTGAAGAACGTGATGGGGCTGTGGCTGCTTCAGGAGTGCCGGCGCACGTGGGCCGCCCAGGGACAGCAATGGGATTATGAGGCTCTGGTTCGTCTGGCGGAAGCGGCCCCTCCGCTCCGATCGCTTATCGATCCGGATGATCCGCGATTCCTGCCTCCAGGAGAGATGCCCGCACGGATTCAGGCGTTCTGCCAGGAGACCGGCCAGCCTATCCCGGAGGAACCCGCAGAGATCGTCCGCTGTATCCTGGAGAGCCTCGCCCTGAAGTATCGATGGGTGATCGAGCGCCTGGAGGCCCTGCTCGCACGCCCCATCCCGCTGATCCACGTAGTCGGCGGCGGATCCCGCAATGCCCTCCTCTGTCAGTGGACGGCGGACGCCGCCGGACGCCCGGTGCTGGCCGGGCCTGCCGAAGCCACAGCGCTGGGCAACCTCATCGTGCAGGCGATGGCCCTGGGCCATCTCTCCAACCTCGAGGAGGCTCGCGCGGTGATCCGGCGCTCCTTCGCTCCGCTTCTCTATGAGCCCCGCGCTTCCTCCACCTGGGAGGAGGCTTACCAGCGCTTTGTCACCCGGATCCTTCCCGCTGGAAGGAAATGA
- a CDS encoding LutB/LldF family L-lactate oxidation iron-sulfur protein: MSVPSPAFRARIRQGLSDAVLQEALQRATRSFQISREKAFADLPDAEAVRDRARAIRAHTIAHLDRYLEQFAREVERHGGKVFWAATAQEACDYILGLARARGISLVAKSKSMVSEEIGLNAALEAAGIRVVETDLGEFIIQLAGERPSHIITPAIHKRREDVSQLFQKHLGMPPTDEIPAMTAAARQALRQVFLDARMGISGVNFGIAETGTLVLVTNEGNGRMVTTLPPIHVALMGIERVVPTWEDAEILLRVLARSATGQALTAYTSFLTGPRRPKEPDGPEELHVVLVDNGRSRWLGTPLEEALYCIRCGACLNACPVYQAIGGHAYGSVYPGPIGSIVTPMLGEGAGAELAYASSLCGACQEICPVRIAIPDLLIRWRQMEASRLLPAWERAALWAYARIARHPAAWARLGRWAMALLRRLGRGGWLRWGPGPLRAWTAIRDLPVPQRPAFREWWASRGGGVP; this comes from the coding sequence ATGAGCGTCCCCAGCCCGGCCTTTCGCGCGCGCATCCGCCAGGGGCTCTCCGATGCCGTCCTCCAGGAGGCGCTGCAGCGGGCCACCCGATCCTTCCAGATCAGCCGCGAGAAGGCGTTCGCCGACCTCCCGGACGCCGAGGCGGTCCGCGACCGCGCCCGCGCCATCCGCGCCCACACCATCGCCCACCTGGACCGCTACCTGGAGCAGTTCGCCCGGGAGGTGGAGCGACACGGCGGAAAGGTCTTCTGGGCCGCCACGGCACAGGAGGCGTGCGATTACATCCTGGGCCTGGCCCGCGCCCGGGGCATCTCCCTGGTCGCCAAGAGCAAGTCCATGGTCAGCGAGGAGATCGGCCTCAACGCCGCCCTGGAAGCCGCCGGGATCCGGGTGGTGGAGACCGACCTGGGAGAGTTCATCATCCAGCTGGCCGGGGAACGTCCCTCCCATATCATCACCCCGGCCATCCACAAGCGCCGGGAGGACGTCTCCCAGCTTTTCCAGAAGCATCTCGGAATGCCCCCCACGGATGAGATCCCCGCGATGACCGCCGCGGCCCGCCAGGCCCTGCGCCAGGTCTTCCTGGATGCCCGCATGGGGATCAGCGGGGTCAACTTCGGGATCGCCGAGACGGGGACCCTGGTGCTGGTGACCAACGAGGGCAACGGCCGGATGGTGACCACCCTGCCGCCGATCCACGTGGCCCTGATGGGCATCGAGCGGGTGGTGCCCACGTGGGAAGACGCCGAGATCCTGCTGCGGGTGCTGGCCCGCAGCGCCACCGGCCAGGCCCTCACCGCCTACACGTCGTTCCTCACCGGCCCCCGTCGACCCAAGGAGCCCGATGGACCCGAGGAGCTGCACGTGGTGCTGGTGGACAACGGCCGCTCCCGCTGGCTGGGCACCCCGCTGGAGGAGGCGCTTTACTGCATCCGTTGCGGGGCCTGCCTGAACGCCTGCCCGGTCTACCAGGCCATCGGGGGCCACGCTTACGGCAGCGTGTATCCCGGCCCCATCGGATCCATCGTCACGCCGATGCTGGGGGAGGGAGCCGGCGCGGAGCTCGCTTACGCCAGCAGCCTGTGCGGGGCCTGCCAGGAGATCTGCCCGGTGCGCATCGCCATCCCCGATCTTCTGATCCGCTGGCGTCAGATGGAGGCCAGCCGCCTCCTGCCGGCCTGGGAGCGGGCCGCCCTCTGGGCTTACGCTCGAATCGCCCGCCACCCCGCGGCCTGGGCGCGGCTCGGCCGCTGGGCGATGGCGCTCCTGCGTCGCCTGGGGCGAGGGGGATGGCTGCGGTGGGGCCCCGGGCCCCTGCGGGCCTGGACGGCGATCCGGGATCTCCCCGTCCCGCAACGTCCGGCTTTCCGGGAGTGGTGGGCCTCCCGGGGAGGAGGTGTCCCATGA
- a CDS encoding LUD domain-containing protein — MTHPVLERVRRQVTRRPVPSGPVPRWPLDAPRGSAAALERLQAAWAAVGVAFVHCPTEATAFREIVARLRERKVRHVLMDARTDHAYPGLREALEDAGLTVMSGGLLREEGPRYLGLGRWATAEAGITEVVAAFADTGTLWVAGGAGGMRCASLLPPLHVALVRRAQVYPCLAAWLAEARASGALMEWVEESSALIAITGPSRTSDIEKTLTLGVHGPREVIAFLIEEAV, encoded by the coding sequence ATGACCCATCCGGTGCTGGAACGCGTCCGTCGGCAGGTCACCCGACGGCCCGTGCCCTCCGGGCCGGTCCCGCGGTGGCCCCTGGACGCGCCGCGGGGGAGCGCGGCCGCCCTCGAGCGGCTTCAGGCGGCATGGGCAGCGGTGGGCGTGGCCTTCGTCCACTGCCCCACCGAGGCCACGGCCTTCCGGGAGATCGTCGCCCGGCTGCGGGAACGGAAGGTCCGGCACGTGCTGATGGATGCGCGCACCGACCACGCGTATCCCGGCCTGCGGGAGGCCCTGGAGGACGCGGGGCTGACGGTGATGAGCGGCGGACTTCTCCGGGAGGAAGGACCGCGCTACCTGGGGCTGGGGCGCTGGGCGACGGCGGAGGCCGGCATCACCGAGGTGGTGGCCGCCTTCGCGGACACCGGGACGCTGTGGGTGGCCGGGGGCGCGGGAGGGATGCGCTGCGCCTCGCTGTTGCCGCCGCTGCACGTCGCCCTGGTCCGGCGGGCCCAGGTCTATCCGTGTCTGGCCGCCTGGCTGGCGGAGGCCCGGGCCTCCGGGGCGCTGATGGAATGGGTGGAGGAAAGCAGCGCGCTGATCGCCATCACGGGGCCCAGCCGGACCTCCGACATCGAGAAGACGCTGACGCTGGGGGTGCACGGGCCGCGGGAGGTGATCGCCTTTCTGATCGAGGAGGCCGTATGA
- a CDS encoding (Fe-S)-binding protein codes for MSPTVQLFVTCLVDWLRPEIGIASVRLLERAGVAVRFPEAQTCCGQPAFNVGRWGEARAMAEHWVRTFDPELPVVAPSGSCVAMIRHGYRALLEGHPLYGRWEALAARTYELSQYLVNVLGIEDLGIRRAGAVTYHPSCHLLRMLGVREAPERLIRAAGAEYRLLPEATACCGFGGLFSVHFEEVSGAMLARKIQAIRSTGAEVVLGCDWSCLMHIGGGLHRQGLPVRALHLAEWLAEGE; via the coding sequence ATGAGCCCGACGGTCCAGCTCTTCGTCACATGCCTGGTGGACTGGCTGCGGCCGGAGATCGGGATCGCCAGCGTGCGGCTGCTGGAGCGAGCCGGCGTCGCGGTGCGCTTCCCGGAGGCCCAGACCTGTTGCGGACAGCCCGCTTTCAACGTGGGGCGCTGGGGGGAGGCCCGGGCCATGGCCGAACATTGGGTGCGGACCTTCGACCCCGAGCTCCCGGTGGTGGCCCCCTCCGGCTCGTGTGTGGCGATGATCCGCCACGGCTACCGGGCGCTCCTGGAGGGGCATCCCCTTTACGGACGCTGGGAGGCCCTGGCGGCCCGCACCTATGAGCTCAGTCAGTATCTGGTGAACGTGTTGGGGATCGAGGACCTGGGGATCCGGCGCGCGGGAGCGGTGACTTATCATCCTTCGTGCCATCTCCTGCGGATGTTGGGGGTGCGGGAGGCGCCGGAGCGGCTGATCCGGGCTGCCGGGGCGGAATATCGCCTGCTCCCGGAGGCGACCGCCTGCTGCGGCTTCGGGGGGCTCTTCTCCGTGCACTTCGAGGAGGTCTCCGGCGCGATGCTCGCCCGCAAGATCCAGGCCATCCGTTCCACCGGCGCGGAGGTGGTCCTGGGGTGCGACTGGAGCTGTCTGATGCACATCGGCGGCGGGCTGCACCGCCAGGGCCTGCCGGTCCGCGCCCTGCACCTCGCCGAGTGGCTGGCAGAGGGGGAATGA
- a CDS encoding nucleotidyltransferase domain-containing protein encodes MDLHTLRERLIAFFADQPDVAAAYLFGSAARGEATPRSDLDMAVLLAPAPTSPQEEWERREALSKALSRIVGRPVDVVILNRAPPLLCHQVLREGQRIYERDPEARIEFEVRAGKIYADLRPMWDFFDRILEQELEEGRFGEPRRGHPGKASLASKRDRLSKKRKG; translated from the coding sequence ATGGACCTGCACACCCTGCGGGAACGCCTGATCGCCTTCTTCGCCGACCAGCCGGACGTGGCGGCGGCGTATCTGTTCGGATCCGCGGCCCGCGGGGAGGCCACGCCGCGCTCGGATCTGGACATGGCGGTCTTGCTGGCGCCTGCACCCACGTCCCCCCAGGAGGAATGGGAGCGCCGGGAAGCCCTGTCGAAGGCCCTCAGCCGGATCGTCGGCCGCCCGGTGGATGTGGTGATCCTGAACCGGGCTCCTCCGCTGCTCTGCCATCAGGTGCTGCGGGAAGGCCAGCGGATCTACGAGCGGGATCCGGAGGCCCGGATCGAGTTCGAGGTGCGTGCAGGAAAGATCTACGCCGATCTCCGGCCGATGTGGGACTTCTTCGATCGGATCCTGGAGCAGGAGCTCGAGGAGGGCCGCTTTGGGGAGCCCCGACGAGGTCATCCGGGAAAGGCTTCGCTGGCTTCGAAGCGAGATCGCCTATCTAAAAAGCGAAAGGGATAA
- a CDS encoding DUF86 domain-containing protein yields MGSPDEVIRERLRWLRSEIAYLKSERDKIRSFQAYVQDARLKRAVERSLQVAIGACLDIGRRLIAREGFRYPEDNADVFRVLAEHGIVPPDLLPRLIDMARFRNVIVHDYVRVDDAIAYGILKKHLGDFEAFARAVTAYLRRSRASSP; encoded by the coding sequence TTGGGGAGCCCCGACGAGGTCATCCGGGAAAGGCTTCGCTGGCTTCGAAGCGAGATCGCCTATCTAAAAAGCGAAAGGGATAAAATCCGCTCGTTCCAGGCATACGTCCAGGATGCTCGCCTGAAACGCGCGGTCGAACGCAGCCTTCAGGTGGCGATCGGGGCATGCCTGGATATCGGCCGCCGCCTGATCGCCCGAGAGGGGTTTCGATATCCGGAGGATAACGCCGACGTCTTCCGGGTGCTGGCGGAGCATGGAATCGTGCCGCCGGACCTGTTGCCCCGTCTCATCGATATGGCGCGCTTCCGGAACGTCATTGTGCACGACTACGTCCGGGTTGACGATGCGATCGCCTATGGAATCCTCAAGAAGCATCTTGGAGATTTTGAGGCCTTCGCTCGCGCTGTCACCGCTTATCTCCGGCGTTCTCGCGCATCCTCTCCCTGA
- a CDS encoding CopD family protein — protein MRTLYFITVGLHLLTAIFWIGGLLFLALAVVPVVRRPAFRALSPALLEAIGLRFRSLGWIAMGVLVLTGLINLLARGVTPALLMDPAFWGGAFGRALAGKLLTVALVIGLNALHDFWAGPRATRALAVDPEGVEAARWRRLASWLARLTLLASLGALIFAVFMVRGWP, from the coding sequence ATGCGGACGCTGTATTTCATCACCGTGGGCTTGCACCTGCTGACGGCGATCTTCTGGATCGGCGGGCTGCTCTTCCTGGCCCTGGCGGTGGTCCCGGTGGTCCGTCGGCCGGCGTTCCGCGCGCTCTCCCCCGCGCTTCTGGAGGCCATCGGCCTGCGGTTTCGAAGCCTGGGCTGGATCGCGATGGGGGTTCTGGTCCTCACGGGCCTGATCAACCTGCTCGCCCGGGGGGTGACGCCGGCGCTCCTAATGGATCCCGCCTTCTGGGGAGGCGCCTTCGGGCGGGCGCTGGCGGGGAAGCTGCTCACGGTGGCCCTGGTCATCGGCTTGAACGCGTTGCACGATTTCTGGGCCGGTCCCCGGGCGACCCGGGCCCTCGCGGTCGATCCCGAGGGGGTCGAGGCGGCGCGCTGGCGGCGCCTCGCCTCCTGGCTGGCCCGCCTGACGCTGCTGGCCAGCCTGGGGGCGTTGATCTTCGCCGTCTTCATGGTCCGCGGTTGGCCGTAA